One Chitinophaga sp. H8 DNA window includes the following coding sequences:
- a CDS encoding redoxin domain-containing protein — MHRYLVFILTVFCSVISYAQNSGIDRSGELQMNAKIPDWPSFRVIQHANPTIRIEAIKDKVIILDFFTTYCTNCIESLPKLQALQDKMKQQVEIIIVTPQDKATIEKFFKTNKLVKENKVRLPIIYSDTTLIKSFPFLGVPHVAWIYKEKVQAITHSDFITQKNIGELYSKGNIKLPRKNDFMDATTLTNSSLIGSVALSRYKDGVPQTGLKFEFDSLTQFRKTSFYNMSVAGAYTSIFFHMQKTNFLIANRVVWEVSDSSKYEHPTESGNPNEWMVNNAICYERYDTVRRSEKEQASLLLKDLNNFLGMEVSWGKKVRKCTVIQQNGPPAKSENMPKEGMNVEGSAPLCFFLDYSGKFAIAVDESGFKGKMILPDYNNLAELNKHLSFYGLKAIEAEREVDVLIFRELHSM, encoded by the coding sequence ATGCATAGATACCTGGTTTTTATTTTGACAGTATTTTGTTCAGTAATTTCATATGCCCAAAATAGCGGGATTGACCGTAGCGGCGAATTACAGATGAATGCAAAAATCCCCGATTGGCCTTCTTTCCGGGTTATACAGCATGCTAATCCAACAATCCGGATAGAAGCGATTAAAGATAAAGTAATTATACTTGATTTCTTTACTACTTATTGCACCAATTGCATAGAGTCATTACCAAAACTACAGGCGTTACAAGATAAAATGAAACAACAGGTAGAAATTATCATTGTTACTCCACAAGACAAGGCAACTATTGAAAAGTTTTTTAAAACTAATAAGCTTGTAAAAGAAAATAAGGTAAGGTTACCCATCATTTATAGTGATACGACACTTATAAAAAGTTTTCCATTTCTGGGTGTTCCCCATGTTGCATGGATTTATAAAGAAAAAGTACAGGCTATCACCCATTCTGATTTTATCACCCAAAAGAATATTGGCGAGCTTTATTCAAAAGGAAATATTAAGCTTCCCAGAAAAAATGATTTCATGGACGCAACAACGCTCACCAATTCAAGTTTGATTGGAAGTGTTGCCCTTTCAAGGTATAAAGATGGCGTTCCGCAGACGGGTTTAAAATTTGAATTTGATTCATTGACGCAGTTCAGAAAAACATCTTTTTACAATATGTCTGTTGCAGGAGCTTATACCTCCATATTCTTTCATATGCAGAAAACAAATTTTCTCATTGCTAATAGGGTGGTTTGGGAAGTAAGCGATTCTTCTAAATACGAGCATCCAACTGAATCAGGCAATCCGAATGAATGGATGGTCAATAATGCCATTTGTTATGAACGCTACGATACGGTAAGGCGGAGCGAGAAAGAACAGGCATCCCTCCTGTTAAAGGATTTAAATAATTTTTTGGGAATGGAAGTGTCCTGGGGAAAGAAGGTACGTAAATGTACCGTAATCCAGCAAAACGGTCCCCCTGCAAAATCAGAGAACATGCCAAAGGAAGGAATGAACGTAGAAGGGAGTGCACCTTTATGTTTTTTTCTTGATTACTCTGGCAAATTTGCAATTGCAGTGGATGAAAGCGGATTTAAAGGCAAAATGATTCTTCCTGACTATAATAATTTAGCTGAGCTGAATAAACATTTATCCTTTTATGGATTGAAAGCTATAGAAGCTGAACGGGAAGTGGACGTTTTAATATTCAGAGAATTACATAGCATGTAA
- a CDS encoding NAD-dependent epimerase/dehydratase family protein, translated as MTKINDIYKQLLKPSDALIEDISKIDGDILLLGVGGKMGPSMAKLAMDAISVAGLKKKIYGASRFSQFGLEAELKQYGVKTFQVDLLEPEQLASLPEVPNVIYLAGTKFGTTGNESLTWAMNSFLPGLVAEKFKHSKTVVFSTGNVYPLTPVIAGGATEETAAAPVGEYAQSCLGRERLFQYKSLKNGTPLLIYRLNYANDVSYGVLLEIAKCVKEGIAIDLHMGHVNVIWQKDADEIAIRSLLHCSTPAKILNVSGPETVSVRWIAKEFGKLFNLPPVFSGEEQPTALLSNSAEAFSLFGYPSVSLMEMIRMIAEWLKQGGKISNKPTHFQEREGKF; from the coding sequence ATGACCAAGATCAATGATATTTATAAGCAGCTACTGAAGCCTTCAGATGCACTTATCGAAGACATTTCAAAAATTGATGGAGACATTCTCTTACTGGGGGTTGGAGGAAAAATGGGACCTTCTATGGCCAAATTAGCAATGGATGCTATTTCCGTTGCTGGCCTGAAAAAGAAAATATACGGCGCATCCAGATTCTCTCAGTTTGGCCTTGAGGCTGAATTAAAACAATATGGCGTCAAAACGTTTCAGGTGGATCTATTGGAACCTGAACAACTGGCATCCTTACCTGAAGTGCCAAATGTGATATATCTCGCTGGAACAAAATTCGGAACCACTGGCAATGAATCATTAACATGGGCGATGAATAGTTTTCTGCCCGGGCTGGTAGCAGAAAAATTCAAACATTCAAAAACTGTTGTTTTTTCTACAGGTAATGTATATCCATTAACCCCGGTTATTGCAGGTGGCGCGACAGAAGAAACTGCTGCTGCTCCAGTTGGGGAATATGCACAATCCTGCCTTGGAAGGGAACGGCTCTTTCAATATAAATCCTTGAAGAATGGTACGCCATTACTCATTTATAGGTTAAATTATGCCAATGATGTCAGCTATGGCGTATTACTTGAAATTGCAAAATGCGTGAAAGAAGGTATTGCAATTGATCTTCACATGGGGCATGTAAATGTGATATGGCAAAAAGATGCAGACGAAATCGCCATCCGTTCGCTGCTCCACTGCAGCACACCTGCAAAGATATTAAACGTTTCAGGTCCGGAAACGGTATCTGTAAGATGGATAGCAAAGGAATTTGGTAAGCTGTTCAATCTTCCGCCGGTATTCAGTGGCGAAGAACAACCGACTGCTTTGCTCAGTAATTCCGCAGAGGCTTTTAGTCTATTTGGTTACCCATCTGTCTCCCTCATGGAAATGATCCGGATGATTGCCGAATGGCTGAAACAAGGAGGAAAGATCTCTAATAAACCAACTCATTTCCAGGAAAGAGAAGGAAAATTTTAA
- a CDS encoding enolase C-terminal domain-like protein: MNRRRFLSNSVILTIGGNIHKTLGMVGKKPSLIRLTSTGSNFEREKLRIPFGFKGGYLTELWQTAVQLKTDRMSGVGLATQSVLYGDANLFAANSEAAANALMFALTEKALHLAKGIPFSTPVDLFEKLLPVVTQEAVSLTGKKDINPNFVLNALVSLDNAAWLIYAAENSCVGYEQMIPEIYRPALSTHNRKIGVMFQVSYNMPIQDIEKAADEGYFIIKIKTGQPGTQREMMEKDAARIKLIHEALRQKNTLHTQHNRILYTLDCNGRYEKKATLRELIEKIKGYGLLDSLLLIEEPFPETNNEFVGDLGVRIAADESANNEENTLKRIQQGYKAIVLKAVAKTLSLTLKIAKVAQAHQIPCFCSDLTVNPILVDWHKNLAARLQPFPELGIGMMETNGKENYLRWEAMKGYLPAKDAIWVEAKQGVFELDDSFYQSAGGIFRPSDHYAEMFSKK, translated from the coding sequence ATGAACCGGAGAAGATTTCTGTCAAACTCGGTCATCCTTACTATTGGGGGTAATATTCATAAAACATTAGGTATGGTAGGGAAGAAGCCTTCATTGATCAGGTTAACCAGCACAGGTTCAAATTTTGAAAGAGAAAAGCTACGGATACCATTTGGATTTAAAGGGGGCTACTTAACAGAGCTATGGCAAACTGCTGTACAGCTGAAAACAGATCGTATGAGCGGAGTAGGGCTAGCCACACAGAGTGTGTTATACGGAGATGCGAATCTCTTTGCCGCCAATTCAGAAGCGGCTGCTAACGCACTAATGTTTGCATTGACTGAAAAAGCGTTACATCTGGCAAAGGGTATCCCTTTTAGTACACCTGTGGACCTATTTGAAAAATTGCTTCCGGTTGTTACACAGGAAGCAGTATCATTAACCGGCAAAAAAGATATCAATCCAAACTTCGTGCTGAATGCATTGGTGAGCCTGGATAATGCCGCCTGGCTGATATATGCTGCTGAGAACAGTTGTGTTGGTTATGAGCAGATGATCCCGGAAATATACAGGCCGGCACTAAGCACGCATAATCGCAAAATTGGTGTGATGTTCCAGGTATCCTATAATATGCCTATACAGGATATTGAGAAAGCCGCGGACGAAGGATATTTTATTATTAAGATAAAAACAGGGCAACCAGGAACGCAGCGGGAAATGATGGAAAAAGATGCCGCCCGTATCAAGTTGATCCACGAAGCCCTCCGGCAGAAAAATACGCTGCATACCCAGCATAACAGGATATTGTATACGCTGGATTGTAATGGCAGATACGAAAAGAAAGCTACTCTTCGCGAACTGATAGAAAAGATCAAGGGGTACGGTCTTTTGGATAGCTTATTGCTGATAGAAGAGCCTTTTCCTGAAACAAACAACGAGTTTGTGGGCGACCTTGGGGTGCGTATTGCCGCAGATGAAAGTGCGAACAATGAAGAGAATACATTGAAACGTATCCAGCAGGGATATAAGGCCATAGTATTGAAGGCGGTAGCCAAAACACTGAGCCTCACGCTAAAGATTGCCAAGGTGGCGCAAGCGCATCAAATACCTTGTTTTTGTTCAGACCTTACGGTAAATCCTATACTGGTAGACTGGCATAAGAACCTGGCAGCAAGACTGCAGCCTTTTCCGGAATTAGGAATTGGAATGATGGAAACTAATGGAAAGGAGAACTATCTGAGATGGGAAGCCATGAAAGGATATCTTCCGGCAAAGGATGCTATATGGGTAGAGGCGAAACAGGGAGTGTTTGAGCTGGATGACAGTTTTTATCAATCTGCCGGAGGAATATTCCGGCCTTCAGATCATTATGCTGAAATGTTCAGTAAAAAATAA
- a CDS encoding dihydrodipicolinate synthase family protein, with protein sequence MATKKMNPAVKTLLHQGTFIPAHPLALTRELKIDEKRQRALTRYYLESGSGGIAIGVHTTQFEIRDPKFNLLERVLELTTDEIQQAAGGKTLVKVAGICGPTIQAVKEAELAVKYGYDIGLLSLGGLNDWTEEALINHVRTIADILPVFGFYLQPAVGGRILSYEFWKAFAEIPNVEAIKVAAFNRYQTLDVVRAVCNSSRINEIALYTGNDDNLVADLLTPFRFVVNGKTVEKRFIGGLLGHWSVWTKPAVELFNRIKKCISNDNEGIADLLAIGTMITDMNAAIFDPSNQFHGCISGIHEVLRREKLLDGIWCLNPHESLSPDQSLEIDRVLQAYPSLTRHIYNADR encoded by the coding sequence ATGGCAACAAAAAAAATGAATCCCGCAGTAAAAACTTTACTGCACCAGGGCACTTTCATACCTGCGCACCCACTAGCGCTTACCAGGGAATTAAAAATTGATGAAAAACGGCAAAGAGCGCTGACGAGATATTACCTTGAAAGCGGATCAGGTGGTATTGCTATTGGCGTGCATACCACACAATTTGAAATCAGGGATCCTAAATTTAATCTGCTGGAAAGGGTACTGGAATTAACAACTGATGAAATCCAACAGGCAGCAGGTGGTAAAACCCTGGTTAAAGTTGCCGGTATCTGTGGCCCCACCATCCAGGCTGTTAAAGAGGCTGAACTAGCTGTTAAATATGGTTATGATATTGGCTTGTTGAGTCTCGGCGGGTTAAACGACTGGACGGAAGAAGCGTTGATAAACCATGTGCGAACGATTGCTGATATTCTGCCCGTATTTGGTTTTTATCTGCAGCCTGCTGTTGGTGGCCGCATTCTCAGTTACGAATTCTGGAAGGCCTTTGCCGAAATACCAAACGTGGAAGCGATAAAAGTGGCTGCATTCAACCGTTACCAGACACTGGATGTGGTAAGAGCTGTGTGCAACTCCTCCCGGATAAATGAGATAGCCTTATATACCGGTAATGACGATAATCTGGTGGCAGACCTCTTAACTCCTTTCAGATTTGTAGTGAATGGGAAAACAGTGGAAAAAAGGTTCATAGGGGGATTACTTGGCCATTGGTCTGTCTGGACGAAACCAGCTGTTGAACTGTTTAACAGAATAAAAAAATGCATTTCCAACGATAATGAAGGAATAGCGGATTTACTAGCCATTGGCACAATGATTACAGATATGAATGCGGCCATCTTTGATCCTTCAAATCAGTTCCATGGATGCATTTCGGGGATACATGAAGTACTCCGTCGCGAGAAACTTCTCGACGGGATCTGGTGCCTGAATCCCCATGAAAGTCTTTCTCCTGATCAATCTTTAGAAATAGACCGCGTATTGCAGGCGTATCCATCATTAACAAGACACATCTATAATGCTGATAGATAA
- a CDS encoding MauE/DoxX family redox-associated membrane protein: MRKISFYKISLEIILALLVILWIYTGLTKMINYADTRFQMGRSPFIKPIAGLVAVTLPAFEVMVAGLLVFKRTRLLGLYASFFLMLLFTGYIYAMLHYSYYVPCSCGGVLAILSWNQHLIFNIIYTLFALFGVILQTNLFEPFNLMSDPKTTTAS; the protein is encoded by the coding sequence ATGCGTAAAATTAGCTTCTATAAAATCAGCCTGGAAATTATACTAGCCCTTTTGGTGATCCTTTGGATCTATACCGGCCTAACTAAAATGATTAATTACGCAGATACCAGGTTCCAAATGGGGCGCTCTCCTTTTATAAAACCAATTGCGGGGTTGGTCGCAGTAACTTTGCCAGCCTTTGAGGTAATGGTAGCTGGGTTATTGGTATTTAAACGTACCAGGCTATTAGGTTTATATGCCTCATTCTTTTTAATGTTATTATTTACCGGGTACATTTATGCAATGTTGCACTACAGTTATTATGTTCCATGCAGTTGTGGTGGAGTGTTGGCTATATTATCCTGGAATCAGCATTTGATCTTTAATATTATCTATACCTTATTTGCATTGTTCGGTGTTATACTTCAAACCAATCTTTTTGAACCATTTAACCTGATGAGTGACCCGAAAACTACAACGGCGTCATAA
- a CDS encoding Gfo/Idh/MocA family protein, with product MEKRSNINRRDFLQMAATLGIGISLYPHSSYGALPAQRKGKRIGIIGLDTSHSIEFVRTLNAPDIGDAYEGYTVTAAYPYGSREIKSSYSRIEDYTKQVKKHGVTIASSLDELLKVTDVIMLETNDGRLHKEQAKRVFEAGKTVFIDKPVAASYRDVVRIYEMAEQYKVPLFSSSTLRYVENMEMLRNGSLAGKILGADTFCPCEIEPSHPDIFWYGVHGVEMLFAVMGIGCSTVQRVHTASTDIVTGVWEDGRTGVFRGTRTGVSSFGGMAYGEKGNVPIKGYNGYEPLLHKIIDFYKTGIPPVSSKETIELYAFMEAADESKRQNGKAISLAKLEF from the coding sequence ATGGAAAAAAGATCAAATATTAACCGGCGGGATTTTCTACAAATGGCGGCAACTTTGGGAATAGGTATTAGCCTATACCCCCATTCCTCTTATGGAGCACTCCCCGCACAGCGGAAAGGGAAAAGAATCGGTATAATTGGCCTGGATACTTCTCATTCCATTGAATTTGTAAGAACACTAAATGCTCCGGATATTGGTGATGCTTACGAAGGTTATACCGTAACAGCAGCTTATCCTTATGGGAGCCGTGAAATAAAAAGCAGCTACAGCAGAATAGAAGACTACACAAAACAAGTAAAAAAGCATGGCGTAACCATCGCCTCTTCCTTAGATGAACTCTTAAAAGTAACAGACGTAATAATGCTGGAAACAAATGACGGCAGATTACACAAGGAACAGGCAAAACGTGTATTTGAAGCAGGCAAAACCGTATTCATTGATAAACCGGTAGCGGCATCCTACCGGGATGTTGTTCGCATTTACGAAATGGCAGAGCAATATAAAGTGCCCCTTTTCTCCTCCTCTACCTTACGGTATGTTGAAAATATGGAAATGCTCCGGAATGGCTCCCTGGCTGGAAAAATACTGGGTGCAGACACATTTTGCCCCTGTGAAATTGAGCCATCCCATCCTGACATCTTCTGGTACGGTGTACACGGAGTAGAAATGCTGTTTGCTGTAATGGGTATAGGGTGCAGTACCGTACAAAGAGTACATACAGCATCCACGGATATAGTTACAGGTGTATGGGAAGATGGTAGAACAGGTGTATTCAGAGGAACAAGAACAGGTGTTTCATCCTTTGGAGGGATGGCATATGGTGAAAAAGGGAATGTGCCTATTAAAGGGTATAATGGATATGAACCACTACTTCATAAGATCATAGATTTCTACAAAACGGGCATCCCTCCTGTTAGTTCTAAAGAAACAATAGAGTTATATGCTTTCATGGAAGCTGCAGACGAAAGTAAAAGGCAGAATGGGAAAGCGATATCATTGGCAAAACTTGAGTTTTGA
- a CDS encoding GntR family transcriptional regulator, whose amino-acid sequence MKEGSLANMVYAEFRKMILSNQLTRGSRLVESWWAQKLNVSRVAVREALIRLSGESLVEFGEKGGCFVKSITAEDVVEIKELREVLELGALKLLSERYDKEVIAKLEKICEDFSVMVSGGYLSGACEADVKFHEAIMEGSKNARLLHIYKSSNIPLFHFKLGSSQSEMNDYELTDVEHRKIVKALKKKDYETARETLIIHLDRGEKAMLGMVPTGHNAVAG is encoded by the coding sequence ATGAAAGAAGGTTCTTTAGCAAATATGGTATACGCTGAATTCAGAAAAATGATCCTGTCTAATCAGTTAACCAGGGGATCAAGACTTGTGGAAAGTTGGTGGGCACAAAAATTAAATGTGAGCAGGGTAGCTGTAAGGGAAGCGCTGATCAGATTATCAGGTGAAAGCCTGGTTGAATTTGGTGAAAAAGGAGGATGTTTCGTAAAATCTATTACTGCTGAAGATGTGGTAGAAATAAAAGAATTGCGGGAAGTATTAGAGCTTGGTGCTTTGAAACTATTATCTGAAAGATATGACAAAGAAGTGATCGCAAAATTGGAAAAGATCTGTGAAGATTTTTCAGTGATGGTAAGTGGCGGATATCTGAGTGGGGCATGTGAAGCAGATGTGAAGTTCCATGAAGCTATTATGGAAGGTTCAAAAAATGCCCGTCTTTTGCATATTTACAAAAGTAGTAATATCCCTTTGTTTCATTTCAAACTAGGTAGTTCCCAGTCTGAAATGAATGATTATGAATTAACGGATGTAGAGCACAGGAAAATAGTGAAAGCTTTGAAAAAGAAAGACTACGAGACTGCAAGGGAAACGCTTATCATACATCTGGATAGGGGAGAGAAAGCCATGCTTGGAATGGTTCCTACAGGGCATAATGCAGTGGCCGGGTAG
- a CDS encoding M20 metallopeptidase family protein encodes MLIDKIKTLCSLYSGEIIADRRHMHQHPELSFHEHETAAYIKKLLDLLEVPWRASAGTGIIGTITGSKPSSTVVALRADIDALPIDEENDTPYRSVHKGIMHACGHDVHTASLLGVARIAQALKDDFAGQIKLIFQPAEEKYPGGAKAMVEEGFLNYPGLDAVIGQHTMPELEAGKVGMKPGRYMASNDELYITIRGRGGHGAQPHLNVDPVVIASHVIIALQQIVSRIANPAMPTVLSIGKMFAAGSTNIIPEEVYLEGTLRTLDETWRKEVHAHIEKIAKGISESMGGTCNVKIQGFPGVHNNEELTAKVFQYAVEYLGKENVVTLNTWMAGEDFGEFSQLAESCYYRLGVGNKAKGINSSLHTPTFDVDELNVFNMSSGLMAYIALRRLGNK; translated from the coding sequence ATGCTGATAGATAAAATTAAAACGTTGTGCAGCCTGTATTCCGGAGAGATCATTGCAGACAGGCGTCATATGCATCAGCACCCGGAACTTTCATTTCATGAGCATGAAACGGCTGCTTATATTAAAAAGCTGTTGGATCTGCTTGAGGTTCCGTGGCGGGCATCAGCGGGAACCGGCATTATTGGTACCATTACCGGAAGCAAGCCCTCCTCAACGGTGGTGGCATTGCGGGCAGACATTGATGCACTTCCGATCGATGAAGAAAACGATACCCCTTACAGATCAGTGCACAAAGGCATTATGCATGCTTGCGGCCATGATGTACACACTGCATCATTACTGGGTGTAGCCCGTATTGCACAAGCTTTGAAAGATGATTTTGCAGGACAGATCAAACTCATTTTCCAACCGGCAGAAGAAAAATACCCTGGCGGAGCTAAAGCCATGGTAGAAGAAGGATTCCTAAACTATCCGGGACTTGATGCAGTTATCGGTCAACATACCATGCCCGAACTGGAAGCTGGGAAAGTAGGAATGAAACCAGGAAGATACATGGCATCAAATGATGAATTGTATATTACGATCAGAGGCAGGGGCGGGCATGGCGCACAACCGCATTTAAATGTTGATCCAGTGGTAATAGCCAGTCATGTTATTATTGCCCTGCAGCAAATTGTAAGTAGAATAGCTAATCCCGCTATGCCAACTGTTCTCTCCATCGGCAAGATGTTCGCAGCTGGCTCTACTAATATCATCCCTGAAGAAGTTTACCTGGAAGGAACGCTCAGAACACTGGATGAAACATGGAGAAAAGAAGTACATGCCCATATCGAAAAGATTGCCAAAGGTATTTCAGAAAGCATGGGCGGCACCTGCAATGTAAAAATACAGGGATTTCCCGGCGTACATAATAATGAGGAACTTACAGCTAAAGTATTTCAATATGCTGTTGAATACCTTGGAAAGGAAAATGTAGTAACGCTTAACACCTGGATGGCCGGAGAAGATTTCGGTGAATTTTCCCAACTGGCAGAAAGTTGTTATTATAGACTCGGGGTAGGAAACAAAGCCAAGGGAATAAATTCATCTCTCCATACACCTACATTTGATGTTGATGAACTCAATGTGTTCAATATGAGCAGTGGCCTGATGGCTTATATTGCATTAAGGCGACTGGGCAATAAATAA
- a CDS encoding Nramp family divalent metal transporter produces MSSKLKDWSGSLIPGIITLAVVFGPSKMTITTKLGAEFGYTLLWIVAVAIFFMAIFTSMAARIGMATKQSLLNTIKLKWGSKFSAIIGIGIFLVTISFQAGNAIGSGVALAELTGTSTGLWVILSSLIGISLLFFRRFYKILEVVMIGIVISMLFSFLVTCIVARPSISESLAGLRPQVPKGSQGLIIAFIASCFSLVGAFYQSYLVQERARNNKNGNEIKDRSLTGILLLGLMSIIVMICAASVLHANNIQVNTAADMGRALVPLFGKQATMFFLIGLFGASFSSLIGNATLGGTLLADSLGYGSSMDSPKAKSFIALIIIIGAAIAILFGHIPLELIVFAQSITVLIVPLIGIAMFAVSNDISIMGKHKNTLSVNIAAIAGLVLVFILAGLNIQKLFF; encoded by the coding sequence ATGTCATCAAAATTGAAAGATTGGAGCGGCTCCCTTATTCCCGGTATAATCACGCTAGCAGTGGTTTTTGGACCCAGCAAAATGACTATTACTACTAAGCTTGGAGCTGAATTTGGATATACGTTGTTATGGATTGTAGCTGTTGCCATATTCTTTATGGCCATTTTCACATCTATGGCAGCCAGAATAGGGATGGCCACTAAACAATCACTATTAAATACCATTAAGTTAAAATGGGGCAGTAAATTCTCGGCGATTATAGGCATAGGCATTTTTCTGGTAACCATTTCGTTTCAGGCAGGCAATGCCATTGGATCTGGCGTAGCATTGGCTGAACTAACGGGTACCTCCACTGGCTTGTGGGTAATCCTCTCTAGTCTTATAGGCATAAGCCTGTTATTCTTCCGGCGTTTTTATAAGATTCTTGAAGTTGTAATGATAGGCATTGTGATCTCTATGCTATTTTCTTTCCTGGTTACCTGTATCGTAGCACGCCCTTCCATATCAGAAAGCTTGGCAGGCCTTCGTCCCCAGGTACCAAAAGGTTCCCAGGGCTTAATCATTGCATTTATCGCATCCTGCTTTTCATTGGTAGGTGCATTCTATCAATCTTATCTTGTACAAGAAAGAGCCAGGAATAATAAAAACGGAAATGAGATAAAGGACAGAAGTCTTACAGGTATCCTACTACTTGGATTAATGAGCATCATTGTAATGATCTGCGCCGCTTCTGTTCTTCATGCCAACAATATACAGGTGAATACTGCAGCAGATATGGGTCGCGCACTTGTACCACTCTTCGGCAAACAGGCCACAATGTTTTTTTTGATAGGTCTTTTTGGCGCGTCTTTCTCTTCCCTTATCGGCAATGCTACACTAGGAGGAACTTTATTGGCAGACTCCCTTGGCTATGGCAGCAGTATGGATTCCCCGAAAGCCAAAAGCTTCATTGCTTTGATCATAATTATCGGTGCGGCAATAGCCATACTTTTTGGACATATTCCACTTGAACTGATCGTTTTTGCACAAAGCATCACGGTATTGATCGTACCATTGATCGGGATAGCCATGTTTGCTGTTAGCAATGATATATCTATCATGGGCAAACATAAAAATACACTGTCAGTTAATATCGCTGCGATAGCGGGGCTTGTCCTCGTATTTATCTTGGCCGGTTTAAATATTCAAAAACTCTTCTTTTAA
- a CDS encoding virulence protein RhuM/Fic/DOC family protein, which produces MVNNQIIIYQTPDGQTAIDVKLENETLWLSQRLMAELFDKDTDTIGFHIKNIYTDGELEERATTEDFSVVQEEGKRKVTRKIIHYNLDVILSVGYRVSSKRGTQFRIWANKVLKEYLVKGYALNEKRLNEESKQLAALKQTVRLMGNVLDASQQLSSDETSGLLKIITDYTYALDVLDKYDHRSLTIEATHKEQVFTATYEEAMKAIQGLKDKFGGSSLFGNEKDESFRSSIATIYQSFDGLELYPSIEEKAANFLYFVVKNHSFSDGNKRIAAFLFVWFLEKNNILYREDGSKRIADNALVALTLMIAESKPEEKDIIVQVVVNLINGYN; this is translated from the coding sequence ATGGTTAACAATCAGATTATCATATACCAAACCCCAGACGGGCAAACCGCTATTGACGTCAAACTTGAAAATGAAACCTTATGGCTTTCACAACGCCTTATGGCTGAACTCTTTGACAAGGATACCGATACTATCGGATTTCATATTAAAAATATTTACACTGATGGAGAATTAGAAGAAAGAGCAACTACCGAGGATTTTTCGGTAGTTCAAGAAGAGGGTAAAAGGAAAGTTACAAGAAAGATAATACATTATAATCTTGATGTTATTTTATCGGTAGGTTATCGGGTAAGTTCCAAGCGCGGCACCCAATTCCGTATCTGGGCAAACAAGGTTTTGAAAGAATACCTGGTTAAAGGATATGCACTGAACGAAAAACGGTTGAACGAAGAAAGTAAGCAATTAGCCGCTCTCAAGCAAACAGTCCGCCTCATGGGTAACGTGTTGGATGCTTCTCAGCAGCTCTCCAGTGACGAAACAAGCGGGTTATTAAAGATCATCACCGATTATACCTATGCATTGGACGTTTTGGATAAATACGACCATCGTAGCCTGACAATCGAAGCCACACATAAAGAACAGGTTTTCACAGCCACTTATGAAGAAGCCATGAAAGCCATTCAGGGGCTAAAAGATAAATTCGGAGGTAGTAGCCTATTCGGTAATGAAAAGGATGAATCTTTCAGAAGTTCGATTGCAACCATCTATCAGTCATTTGATGGGCTAGAACTATATCCCAGCATTGAAGAAAAGGCCGCGAATTTTCTGTACTTCGTTGTTAAAAATCACTCTTTTTCGGACGGGAACAAGCGGATTGCAGCTTTTCTTTTCGTTTGGTTCCTTGAAAAGAACAATATTCTTTACCGCGAAGATGGGTCTAAACGGATTGCGGACAATGCACTGGTTGCATTGACGTTAATGATTGCAGAAAGCAAGCCAGAGGAGAAGGATATTATTGTCCAGGTAGTGGTAAATCTAATTAATGGGTATAATTAA